In Dromiciops gliroides isolate mDroGli1 chromosome 5, mDroGli1.pri, whole genome shotgun sequence, the following are encoded in one genomic region:
- the LOC122728276 gene encoding anionic trypsin, with translation MNPFLILAFLGAAVAFSTDDDDKIVGGYTCEENSLPYQVSLNSGYHFCGGSLINDKWVVSAAHCYKSRIQVRLGEHNIEVLEGNEQFIDSEKVIRHPSYNSRTMDNDIMLIKLKTPAVLNARVAAISLPKSCAPAGTECLISGWGNTVSFGADYPDVLQCLEVPLLSEAQCQASYPRQITENMVCAGYLEGGKDSCQGDSGGPVVCNGELQGVVSWGYGCALKNKPGVYTKVCNYVDWIETTIAANS, from the exons ATGAATCCTTTTCTGATCTTGGCTTTTCTTGGAGCAGCTG TTGCTTTCTCCACTGATGATGATGACAAGATCGTAGGGGGCTACACCTGTGAGGAAAACAGCCTCCCCTACCAAGTGTCCTTGAATTCTGGCTACCATTTCTGTGGTGGCTCCCTAATCAATGATAAATGGGTGGTGTCAGCTGCTCATTGCTACAAATC CCGAATTCAGGTGAGACTGGGAGAGCATAACATAGAGGTCCTTGAGGGAAATGAACAGTTCATTGACTCAGAAAAGGTCATCCGCCACCCAAGCTACAATAGTCGGACTATGGATAATGACATCATGTTGATCAAACTGAAAACCCCAGCTGTTCTCAACGCTCGTGTGGCTGCCATCTCCCTCCCTAAGTCCTGTGCACCAGCAGGAACTGAGTGTCTCATCTCTGGTTGGGGCAACACTGTGAGCTTTGGTG CTGACTACCCAGATGTTCTTCAGTGTTTAGAGGTTCCCCTTCTGTCTGAAGCCCAATGCCAAGCCTCCTATCCTCGTCAGATCACAGAAAACATGGTCTGTGCTGGCTACCTAGAAGGTGGCAAGGATTCCTGCCAG GGTGACTCAGGCGGCCCCGTGGTGTGTAATGGAGAGCTCCAGGGAGTTGTCTCCTGGGGCTATGGCTGTGCCCTGAAGAATAAGCCTGGTGTCTACACCAAAGTCTGCAACTACGTGGACTGGATTGAGACAACTATTGCTGCCAACAGCTAA